The following proteins are co-located in the Saccharomycodes ludwigii strain NBRC 1722 chromosome V, whole genome shotgun sequence genome:
- the SEN1 gene encoding DNA/RNA helicase SEN1 (similar to Saccharomyces cerevisiae YLR430W | SEN1 | Splicing ENdonuclease), whose amino-acid sequence MSTIYENGSNAFAHVSLRDPELDSKAATFTTTIKDYYNNKGSLNEKELLSELIDFLLKLPDDIHLFCNEKIYTVSVFTLTLFSFNIEAKGFQFKEKINSHLSRCPYCIESFSRGKAELLDFFGVVKDVADQYVTRFNDIISRWRSEILLMTLKPMMNQNLTFTISDSILNGIFECLTIPQYLRNNQELRKVFDPMFEELVKIRHPLLAYYFSLKRQKSIVPGVLFCWIEGNECQINWAQEILKEYYMVKYIINKENFTPQLLDELSLHYTYVQNPNNFNRVVVRHYWMKIVPILQMLDVDIIETYFVIPKNISSLKQSLSYNLTSIYKLLLVHTTSQYLDKPIDIILRAFNVFLDKLGSEYWNKIEPFTFHNILDVALDRNSFIHTLLKCQTVDVARKGLDTSFSSVPTLTDIIAWTVPLYNSLTDAKKIQMVRKVATIFLRTITEVPQLTSITKAFLLNGSTPLLDRIITISEEDRKQLYNNPTFETILYTKADCRELLNLDSIQKTVILSAISPEKLYSELSSQAHSSISEPSLKVIFKCIEYDILLLSQAIFKLYRNKETINEVKVSTKLISTFTSAINFSNFSTQWNISFCSQFLNSLRNVNGLLTIDENIRAKFCKDQNKVKSLNRSIGEYVRNITTGIKKLTMISPTQFKMVLQDAGAVEGYWSCVFASDVELYQSAIDLLYETFDVDGRLEGLHELLSHNISIHLDSVNLVLEQLTTCKFFEPCPRAVRVLMDIMVIFGDPLNGILSDLTLKTNTELCKEIRKFWADIWSFLDFIYKETLNWASIYPMDQLADFTKDTLDLSNMVIDSYRMVFALIGDRYDHFIKGSPTVFQNTISTFESMLFWLRLNDEYLLSSCVKLITSAVDIAQGEGLTINDSLVEKMARYAVKAKKFSNKLSETQATDILSRAKQFNTLLVESVINEVETQKREKMKSIHNAASPTLPLSGDDRVNALLKKTASFTSSLASRPKSRQPQITQFGSLVKSLPKKQVTHQPLSKMELVRRELLMKRQVHPAGNSVFNPRSKKGTTAINSSNADSDSSNSDGDSDDENALQLFKTAKSKSDNDRGPILLDINGKSIKQVKYTKRIDQAKLDEENMRKRLNVDLNPFYSQVLTWDYTRVSEYPSDDLSSKNYSSIKDQFSNVVQYQSILQPLLLLECWQGLCASRDREDFKPFKLIVGNKAVVSDFYEVYASVSKKTIAECGISDNDLIVLAHFDQVNDALSLRNEDFKKASISCLAKVRNIKHTRGENVDFTFRVDRGTSFNKFLTSRNEVFACKVMQMTTVEREYSTLFGLPFYDLVYPILKATPSMEYNFDENEISKVKENYKLNYSQAQAIVGSVHSEGFSLVQGPPGTGKTKTILGIVGYFLIIANKVPSNTIVQPSDGVVKGKKKVLICAPSNAAVDELVIRLRQGVFNERGELTTHNLVRVGRSDAVNTQVKDLTLEELVDKAISIKTYDLQNDTELKNSLQSTINERKKLREKLDESSKEADYDQEEVVKCQLQIRELSKKINELGKKKDEIRERNSINFRNKELEKRRAQARILSDAEIICSTLSGSAHEVLSRMGVSFDTVIIDEACQCTELSSIIPLRYGAKRCIMVGDPNQLPPTVLSGAASSFKYNQSLFVRMEKHSKPYLLDVQYRMNPLISRFPSSEFYNGELKDGPNLDVITKREWHRYEPFTPYKFFDIIDGYEKRNAKTMSFVNPEEIKVALELVGTLFSKLPRYDFKGKIGIISPYREQMFQLKRSFINEFGRQILNEVDFNTIDGFQGQEKEVIIISCVRADDNSNAGVGFLKDFRRMNVALTRAKCSMWILGHHKSLVKNRLWRDLIMDAKERSCLDVAFQGFLNTNNKANQKRLEYHRNVHRKDIVQEQPPIAHSEDGKVKETEDDYDPLKLITSQYTGLNVNSPKAINNANKNKRCAPVNNYDKSGALVPVDEPMAKKSKIVKKVVRLGTKKKSSIFNRTEGEKSSNNGINKKDTNVTKDAGISNDNANTVDLSAKGGNNKDNSTNKLVNKNGSLVITTNTDGKSKIKLKSIMVHKNANSNKDKRIRFSDTKIDIKKELEKTAIDKRKKPMHKEDIYIAYMKKGKPGHRGKGKDNNKEEKENSSVNITDDSNTLTENNEEDGYDPSAAPIAIKSETSVNDVKTNTNSATILDPKITAAVKIKNSCSNTPASAEIQKKNHSYEDALNGKVLTKSSNGANLFIPKKKNNLLLKKKKKEKKSDGMTKK is encoded by the coding sequence atgAGTACTATATATGAAAATGGATCCAATGCGTTCGCTCATGTTTCATTGAGAGATCCGGAACTTGACTCTAAAGCAGCAACTTTCACCACTACTATCAaggattattataataacaaaggTTCTCTAAACGAAAAAGAACTGTTATCAGAATTAATTGACTTTTTACTAAAGCTTCCCGATGATATACACTTGTTTtgtaatgaaaaaatttacacAGTGTCGGTCTTTACCCtaactttattttccttcaaTATAGAGGCAAAAGGTTTccaatttaaagaaaaaattaactcCCATTTAAGCAGATGTCCATATTGCATAGAATCTTTTTCTCGTGGAAAAGCTGAATTActtgatttttttggtgtGGTAAAAGATGTGGCAGATCAATACGTTACAAGGTTCAATGATATAATATCTAGATGGAGAAGTGAAATTTTGTTAATGACATTGAAACCAATGATGAACCAAAATTTAACTTTTACTATATCGGATTCCATTTTGAACGGAATTTTCGAATGTTTAACGATTCCTCAATATCTACGAAACAACCAAGAGTTGAGAAAAGTTTTCGACCCTATGTTTGAAGAACTTGTTAAGATCAGGCATCCTTTATTGGCTTATTACTTCAGTCTAAAGAGGCAGAAATCTATTGTCCCAggtgttttattttgttggaTTGAGGGAAACGAATGTCAAATTAACTGGGCACAAGAGATATTAAAGGAATATTATAtggtaaaatatataattaacaaagaaaattttacaCCACAACTATTAGATGAGTTAAGTTTGCATTACACTTATGTTCAAAACcctaataattttaatagaGTTGTTGTTAGGCATTATTGGATGAAAATAGTACCGATCCTACAAATGCTTGATGTTGATATCATTGAAacatattttgttattcccaaaaatatatcttCTCTCAAGCAGAGTCTATCTTATAACCTTACATCTATTTACaaactattattagtacATACTACGTCACAGTATCTCGATAAACCGATAGACATTATTTTGAGGGCATTTAATGTATTTCTAGATAAGTTAGGATCAGAATATTGGAATAAAATAGAGCCCTTTACGTTCCATAACATTTTGGATGTTGCATTGGATAGAAATTCTTTCATACACACCTTATTAAAATGTCAAACTGTTGATGTTGCTAGAAAGGGACTAGACACTTCTTTTAGTAGTGTCCCCACATTGACTGATATCATCGCATGGACCGTTCCATTATATAATTCATTAACCGACGCTAAAAAGATACAAATGGTTAGAAAAGTTGCAACCATCTTTTTACGAACAATTACTGAAGTTCCACAATTAACGTCCATTACAAaagcatttttattaaatggaTCCACGCCTTTATTAGATAGAATCATAACCATTTCCGAGGAAGATAGAAAGCAGCTGTATAATAATCCAACTTTTGAAACTATTCTATATACAAAGGCTGATTGCAGAGAACTCTTAAATCTTGATTCGATACAAAAAACTGTTATATTATCTGCTATTTCTCCcgaaaaattatattccGAATTGTCAAGTCAGGCGCATTCTTCCATATCTGAACCATCTTTAAAAGTTATCTTTAAGTGTATCGAATATGATATCTTACTATTGTCACAAGCTATATTTAAACTATACAGAAATAAGGAAACCATTAATGAAGTCAAAGTTTCtacaaaattaatttcGACATTTACATCTGCAATCAACTTTAGTAATTTTTCAACTCAGTGGAATATTAGCTTTTGTTCtcaatttttaaactcACTAAGGAATGTTAACGGCTTGTTAAcaattgatgaaaatattagagCCAAATTTTGTAAAGATCAGAACAAAGTTAAAAGTTTGAACAGGTCAATAGGGGAGTATGTGAGAAACATTACTACTGGAATCAAAAAGCTTACCATGATTTCACCAACTCAATTTAAAATGGTTTTACAAGATGCAGGCGCAGTGGAAGGCTATTGGTCTTGTGTATTTGCTTCTGATGTCGAGTTATATCAAAGTGCTATCGACTTATTGTATGAAACGTTTGATGTTGATGGAAGATTGGAGGGTTTGCATGAGTTGTTAAGTCATAATATATCGATTCACCTAGATTCTGTAAATTTGGTATTGGAGCAATTAACTACTTGCAAATTTTTTGAGCCTTGTCCCAGAGCGGTGAGAGTCTTGATGGACATCATGGTCATTTTTGGAGACCCTTTAAACGGCATTTTATCAGATCTGAcactaaaaacaaacacAGAACTATGTAAGgaaattagaaaattcTGGGCCGATATTTGGTCTTTTTTGGACTTTATATACAAAGAGACTTTGAATTGGGCAAGCATATACCCAATGGATCAGCTAGCTGATTTTACCAAAGACACCCTAGATTTGAGTAATATGGTAATAGACTCTTATAGAATGGTATTTGCTTTAATTGGTGATCGCTATGACCATTTTATCAAAGGCAGCCCGACTGTGTTTCAAAATACTATTTCCACTTTTGAAAGCATGCTATTTTGGTTAAGATTAAATGatgaatatttattatcgtCCTGCGTGAAACTAATTACCAGTGCAGTTGACATTGCCCAAGGGGAGGGGCTAACAATCAATGACTCTcttgttgaaaaaatggCTAGATATGCTGTTAAAGCTAAAAAATTTAGTAATAAGTTATCTGAAACTCAAGCAACAGATATTCTATCAAGAGCAAAGCAATTTAATACGCTATTAGTTGAATCTGTTATAAATGAAGTTGAAACCcaaaagagagagaaaatGAAATCCATCCATAATGCCGCCTCTCCAACACTACCGTTATCAGGAGACGATAGAGTAAATGCTTTACTGAAGAAGACAGCGTCATTTACTTCTTCTTTAGCTTCTCGACCCAAATCACGCCAACCACAAATTACACAGTTTGGTAGTCTAGTTAAATCATTGCCGAAAAAGCAAGTTACTCATCAACCTCTATCAAAGATGGAACTAGTAAGGAGAGAGTTACTGATGAAGAGGCAGGTTCATCCAGCGGGGAATTCTGTTTTTAATCCGCGCTCCAAAAAGGGAACCACTGCAATTAATAGCAGTAATGCAGACAGTGACAGCAGTAATTCAGATGGTGATTCGGATGATGAGAACGCTTTACAATTGTTTAAGACTGCAAAAAGTAAATCTGATAATGATAGAGGCCCGATACTGTTAGATATTAACGGGAAATCGATAAAACAAGTTAAATATACCAAAAGAATAGATCAAGCAAAATtagatgaagaaaatatgagaaaaagattaaatgTAGATTTGAATCCATTCTATTCGCAGGTATTAACGTGGGATTATACAAGGGTGAGTGAATATCCCTCGGACGACTTGAGTAGCAAAAATTATAGTAGCATTAAAGACCAATTTTCAAATGTTGTTCAATACCAGTCAATATTGCAGccgttattgttattagagTGTTGGCAAGGCTTATGTGCATCACGTGACAGGGAAGATTTCAAGCCATTCAAATTGATTGTGGGTAATAAAGCTGTTGTTTCCGACTTTTATGAGGTTTATGCGTCTGTtagtaaaaaaacaattgcAGAGTGTGGCATCTCTGATAACGACTTGATAGTGTTGGCACATTTTGACCAGGTAAATGACGCACTCTCCTTAAGAAAtgaagattttaaaaaagcgTCCATTTCATGTTTGGCCAAGGTACGCAATATTAAGCATACTAGAGGTGAGAATGTTGATTTTACTTTTAGGGTTGATCGTGGTACTTcatttaacaaatttttgaCCTCGAGGAATGAGGTTTTCGCTTGCAAAGTGATGCAAATGACCACCGTAGAAAGAGAATATAGTACTCTATTTGGCTTACCATTCTACGATTTAGTGTATCCCATTTTGAAGGCAACACCTAGCATGGAATACaattttgatgaaaatgaaatttcCAAAGTTAAAGAAAACTATAAGTTGAATTACTCGCAGGCCCAGGCAATTGTAGGTTCTGTGCACAGTGAGGGGTTTTCCTTGGTGCAAGGCCCGCCCGGTACTGGTAAAACCAAAACAATTTTAGGTATAGTGGGTTATTTCTTGATTATAGCTAACAAGGTTCCATCCAATACTATTGTGCAGCCATCTGATGGTGTAGTAAAGGGGAAGAagaaagttttaatttgtgCTCCTAGTAACGCGGCAGTTGATGAGTTAGTTATACGTTTAAGACAAGGCGTTTTTAATGAAAGAGGTGAGTTAACTACTCACAATTTGGTTCGTGTGGGTAGATCAGATGCAGTAAACACACAAGTTAAAGATTTAACGTTAGAAGAGCTGGTTGACAAAGCTATTTCGATTAAAACTTATGATTTACAAAATGATACCGAATTGAAGAATTCATTGCAAAGTACCATAAACGAGCGTAAAAAATTGAGAGAAAAATTAGACGAATCAAGTAAGGAAGCCGATTATGATCAAGAAGAAGTAGTTAAGTGTCAACTGCAAATTAGAGAattaagtaaaaaaatcaacGAATTGggtaaaaagaaagatgaAATAAGGGAGAGAAACTCGATTaattttagaaataaaGAATTGGAGAAACGGAGGGCCCAAGCTCGTATTTTGAGCGATGCTGAAATTATTTGTTCCACTTTGTCTGGTTCAGCACATGAAGTTTTGTCTCGTATGGGCGTAAGTTTTGATACAGTCATTATTGATGAAGCCTGTCAGTGTACTGAATTATCAAGTATAATTCCCTTAAGATACGGTGCCAAGAGATGTATAATGGTTGGTGATCCAAATCAATTACCACCGACGGTTTTGTCTGGTGCTGCTAgtagttttaaatataatcaatCTTTATTTGTTAGAATGGAAAAACATTCAAAACCTTATCTATTAGACGTTCAATATCGTATGAATCCATTAATTAGTAGATTCCCATCATCTGAATTTTACAATGGTGAGTTAAAAGATGGCCCTAATTTAGATGTGATAACCAAAAGGGAGTGGCATAGATATGAGCCTTTTACTCcgtataaattttttgatataatTGATGGgtatgaaaaaagaaatgccAAGACAATGTCTTTTGTGAATCCTGAAGAAATTAAGGTTGCGTTAGAGCTTGTTGGCACCTTGTTTTCTAAGCTACCCAGATACGATTTCAAGGGGAAAATAGGTATTATTTCGCCTTATCGAGAACAAATGTTTCAATTGAAAAGATCAtttattaatgaatttGGAAGACAAATTTTGAACGAGGTTGACTTTAACACTATTGATGGGTTTCAAGGTCAAGAGAAGGAAGTCATCATTATTTCATGTGTTCGTGCTGATGACAATAGCAATGCAGGTGTTGGTTTTTTGAAAGATTTCAGACGTATGAATGTGGCATTGACGAGAGCGAAATGCAGTATGTGGATTTTAGGGCATCATAAATCGTTAGTGAAGAATAGGTTATGGCGTGATTTAATAATGGATGCTAAGGAAAGGTCTTGCTTGGATGTTGCATTCCAAGGATTTTTGAATACAAACAATAAAGCTAATCAAAAGAGGTTAGAATACCATAGGAATGTTCATAGGAAAGATATTGTACAGGAGCAGCCACCAATTGCCCATTCTGAAGATGGCAAAGTTAAGGAAACTGAAGACGACTATGATCCATTAAAACTGATAACTTCACAATACACTGGTTTGAACGTTAACTCGCCTAAAGctattaataatgctaataaGAATAAGAGATGTGCACCTGTAAATAATTATGACAAAAGTGGTGCTTTAGTGCCCGTGGATGAACCAATGGCTAAAAAGAGTAAAATTGTGAAAAAAGTAGTACGTTTGggaaccaaaaaaaaatcttcaatttttaaCAGAACAGAGGGAGAAAAAAGCAGTAATAATGGTATAAACAAGAAGGATACTAATGTTACTAAGGACGCTGGTATTAGTAACGACAATGCTAACACTGTCGATTTGAGTGCCAAGGGGGGGAATAATAAGGATAATTCCACTAACAAGTTGGTAAATAAGAATGGTTCATTGGTTATAACAACTAACACTGATGgcaaatcaaaaattaaattaaaatcaataatgGTACATAAAAACGCCAATTCTAACAAAGATAAAAGAATTAGATTTTCCGATACTAaaattgatattaaaaaagaattggaaaaaacaGCAATagataaaagaaagaaaccAATGCATAAGGAGGACATTTATATAGCATACATGAAAAAGGGTAAGCCTGGACATAGAGGTAAGGGGAAGGATAATAAcaaggaagaaaaagagaataGCAGCGTCAATATTACGGACGATAGCAATACGCTTactgaaaataatgaagaGGATGGGTATGATCCAAGTGCTGCCCCCATTGCTATAAAATCTGAGACAAGTGTTAATGACGTAAAAACAAATACGAACAGTGCAACTATCTTAGATCCAAAAATAACAGCAGCGGTTAAAATTAAGAATAGTTGTTCAAATACCCCAGCAAGTGCTGAaatacaaaagaaaaatcatTCATATGAAGATGCTTTGAATGGTAAAGTATTAACAAAGTCATCGAATGGAGCAAATCTTTtcataccaaaaaaaaagaacaatttgttattgaaaaaaaaaaaaaaagaaaaaaaaagtgatgGCATGACAAAGAAATAG
- the ATG23 gene encoding Atg23p, translating to MYSRLELVLENQVKLLANLSIDKNQQENDDTQNNNILYKNHKLSLVLLQEKEHNIDNPTYDHPDSQNIPSLQHIRNTISILLNDLVVLNKQALSHNDPDYSLLLDLNDLQVYLDEFDLYYKNLVELINENGKDSDIDTILPNNDTNLPLDSIDLINYNSLLLAYNNDQNNPTVHSGASKNSDTLIKLRKLKSIENSLNNNINKLQSMIEKNQKLLIEIITPKIDQLAEEYTENFVKPYNSQIIKIWHKIYNRIILNLQLVEHFKYLNDLIVRDNDTLSSSLIKIDVNDIKKLFYIKEFIIMRQQVIKDEIAVLKKNTNPLINQQNNWQKCLAVVINLEHRILKILKSSTDSPANNNNIENENQLLVDSFQVCLKKLELIIQNSKDNNEIIVKFIENEYNAISLAYKSFLKK from the coding sequence ATGTATTCAAGATTAGAATTGGTTTTAGAGAATCAAGTAAAACTCCTTGCTAATCTATCAATAGATAAAAACCAGCaagaaaatgatgatacccaaaacaataacatCTTATACAAAAATCATAAGCTAAGTTTAGTATTACTACAAGAAAAGGAGCATAACATAGACAATCCCACATATGACCATCCAGATTCCCAGAATATTCCATCGTTGCAACATATACGGAATACAATTAGTATTCTATTAAACGATTTGGTTGTTTTAAACAAACAAGCTTTATCCCATAATGACCCGGATTACAGTTTATTATTGgatttaaatgatttacAAGTTTATTTGGATGAATTTGAtctatattataaaaacttAGTTGAACtgataaatgaaaatggcAAGGACAGTGATATAGATACTATTTTACCAAACAATGACACCAACCTACCACTAGATTCAATAGAtctaataaattataattcCTTGCTATTAGCCTACAACAACGATCAAAATAATCCTACCGTCCATAGTGGTGCCAGTAAAAATAGCGATACTCTTATAAAATTACGCAAGTTAAAATCAATAGAAAATTCattaaacaacaacattaataaattacaaTCCATGATAGAAAAGAATCAAAAACTCTTAAttgaaataataacaccaaaAATAGATCAGCTAGCAGAAGAATATACAgaaaattttgttaaaCCATATAATTcgcaaataataaaaatttggcACAAAATTTACAACCGTATCATACTAAACTTACAATTAGTTGAACATTTTAAATACTTGAATGATCTCATTGTTAGAGATAATGATACGCTTTCATCATCCTTGATCAAGATAGATGTGAATGACattaaaaaactattttatattaaagaGTTTATCATCATGAGACAACAAGTAATTAAAGATGAAATTgcagttttaaaaaaaaatacaaaccCTTTGATAAATCAGCAAAATAATTGGCAAAAATGCTTAGCagttgttattaatttggAACAcagaatattaaaaatactaaaatCTTCCACTGATTCCCCTgccaacaacaataacattgAAAACGAGAATCAACTATTGGTGGATAGTTTCCAAGTTTGTTTAAAGAAATTAGAACTAATCATACAAAATTCAAAAGATAACAATGAAATTATTgtaaaatttattgaaaatgaatACAATGCAATATCTTTGGCATATAAGAGctttctaaaaaaataa